The DNA segment TTTGGGATAACTTTCAGTTCTTCCTTATTTCAACAGACAAATGCGCTGAGGGCATGGCGACTTGGGAACTTTCAGTTCTTCCTTATTTCAACTCTTCTGCCCGCTCTGCAGGAAAAAAATAAGACCGCTTTCAGTTCTTCCTTATTTCAACAAAATGAGAAATGTAAAATGGGGAGTGGGAAAATCTTTCAGTTCTTCCTTATTTCAACGGGAGGATTATAGTCTATGGTAGGTTAGCATTTACTTTCAGTTCTTCCTTATTTCAACGTATACACACAATTAAGCCAAAAAAAATCAAATATCTTTCAGTTCTTCCTTATTTCAACATTGGTGACGATATTGAAGTAAAATGTGATCCACTTTCAGTTCTTCCTTATTTCAACTTTACAAATTTACAATTTAGGTCAGAAATGTTTACCTTTCAGTTCTTCCTTATTTCAACAAGTTCAACTGCCACGGCACAAATTGTATTGTCGGCTTTCAGTTCTTCCTTATTTCAACACATATTCATCAAATGGCATTAAGATTTTCAATTTACTTTCAGTTCTTCCTTATTTCAACATTTATAGAAGAACTGCCAGAATCCGAAGACGAAACTTTCAGTTCTTCCTTATTTCAACATTCGCAATTTTTACAAAATGACGCATCACCAGTCTTTCAGTTCTTCCTTATTTCAACGAAACTGGAATTCTTGCGACTTTGTAACCTTCATTCTTTCAGTTCTTCCTTATTTCAACTCGTATTCCTTAAAAACGAAATTATACCTCTGATCTTTCAGTTCTTCCTTATTTCAACTTTTTCTCCAGTCCGTGACCCACAATCCTCTTGCCTTTCAGTTCTTCCTTATTTCAACCCAAGGATTTAGGTCTAATGATCTGGGGCGAGTACTTTCAGTTCTTCCTTATTTCAACGGAAGTACAAAAGGCAAAGGTAGTTAAATTATCCTTACTTTCAGTTCTTCCTTATTTCAACTCATTTTCGTAATGATATTTGTTTTGAAGAATCTTCTTTCAGTTCTTCCTTATTTCAACTGTAATAATTGTAAAAACTTGATGGAATATTCAACTTTCAGTTCTTCCTTATTTCAACATACGTGGACGATTATCAAAGAGCCAGGCGGAATCTTTCAGTTCTTCCTTATTTCAACGGATGCAATGAGAAATGTGCCAGGGACTATAACATCTTTCAGTTCTTCCTTATTTCAACTTTACTTCCTCGTAGAACTTCTCCTCATTTTTCTTTCTTTCAGTTCTTCCTTATTTCAACATATTTGATTACTTGTGGATCGATAGCAAGTTAGCTTTCAGTTCTTCCTTATTTCAACTTGTCCAAATGCAATTTTCAATTCCTGTCGATAACTTTCAGTTCTTCCTTATTTCAACTGGTTTTGGTGCGTTTATCAACAAACGATAAATAGCTTTCAGTTCTTCCTTATTTCAACTATCATTATTAACTGTCTTAACAAGTTTATCTACCTTTCAGTTCTTCCTTATTTCAACTGGTGAGAAAAAATGTTGTACCTATTAAATTCTTCTTTCAGTTCTTCCTTATTTCAACCTTACCGATATTAATATCTTATTTTCTCCGGACACTTTCAGTTCTTCCTTATTTCAACAAAATGGCAGAAGGAAACCAAATTAAAACCTTTACTTTCAGTTCTTCCTTATTTCAACATGGCTGTAAAATGGGAATGGTAGCGATTGGCTACTTTCAGTTCTTCCTTATTTCAACAGGTTACTGACTATACCATTGAATACTGGAACGATCTTTCAGTTCTTCCTTATTTCAACAGCAAATTGCTAATGATGGAAGCAATGAGCCCAACTTTCAGTTCTTCCTTATTTCAACCGTGCGTTGATTTTCACGGCTTTTTCACGTTCTTTTTGCGTTCTGTGTAGATTAAACTACTTCATTTTAAGATAAAAACTTTACTTTTCACTAAAATTGATGGAAGGTAGAGTAGAAAAACTCTATCTCTCGATTTTTTGAAAGTAAGTTTTCAACACAAAAGTTTTTAAAGGGTATTTAAACCCCGGTAAAAGACGTAAGCGAATTTACGTAAGAATCTACATGAAAAAATTTCCCAGATTATGAACATTTTCAAATCCCCTTGTTTTTAGAAGAAATTGAAAGAGGGTAAATACTCAAAGTAGATAGAAAAATTCTAGAGAAGGTGAAAGAACGTCCACCATTTTTATCTTCACGCTTAATTGAAAGAATTAAGGGATTTTAGGAATAATCTTAAAGTGTCGCTAACAAATAAATAATTCCTAACTCCCCTACTTTCTAGGTGAAATTGAAAGAAAGTCATTTAGTAAAAAGAGTCAAGGTAGATAGAGAAATTGATGAACTCAAAAATCTACCTGAAAAAATCTCTAAGTAATGCATATTTTTCATTTAATAACAAATTGTTCAATATGCAAGCAGATCTGCTCTAACTAATGCATATTTTTCATTTGGTTATGACGTTGAGAAAATGTCAGCTGACGACTCTAACTAATGCATATTTTTCATTCTTCTAGTTAATTCGTTTTAACGCATATTTTACCCATTCTTCTTGACTACGGAAAGAGTCACTCAGCGGAGGAGACAGGTAGAATAAACTCCGCAGCTAGTACGTCAACATCTTTCTCAACAACACTGTAACCGATATGAATAAACTCCGCAGCTAGTACGAAAGGTTACTAGTCCCCCCCTTTATAGGCAGCAAAAGCTAAGGCCAGAGTTATCGTTTGCCCCTGCGTTACACTGGCGCTTTATAGGCAGCAAAGGCTAAGGCTTAGGCAACGTCGCTTTTTCCTCCTTCACGTCTGTCTTCCCCGAATTTGCTAATCTTTATTTATTTCCTCTCCCATCTTTATTTAATGTTCTCCAGTTATACCCTCACCGTTAAGATGAAATACGAAAGAAATGGGGACAACAAATTCAATAATTTTACTGGAAAAATAAGTAAGATAGTAGTCCTAACCGAGCTCCCAGAACTAGAGGTCTTGTTTAGACCCACAAAGGGGTTTTTTAAGCCAATCCACGTCTCTCCCCCAATCAACAAGGAGGCCGTATACCCTTACTACGAGAGGGGGGTACTGAAAGAGGTTCCACTAGATGGTGAGTACAAGATAAGGGTTGGCTTACCCAACGAGTTGTCCAAAGGGTTTGAGGAAAAGGTAAAGGGCGACTTGGGAGTTAGGACTAGGATAAAGGTCGAGGGAGGGCTATTGGAGTTCGTCATTGAGAGGATAGAAAAGGACACGTTCAACTTTGGGAACAGGGTAAAGCTGTGTTTTTCTCCAACGCTTCTGGCAAACCCCTTCATAACTAATAGGGACTATAGGAAGTTCTTCCCTTCACCTTCTGCAGTCTTTTGGATCCCTTACGCCCTCATGAAGAATAAGAACAACTTAACACCTCAAGAGCTAGCTGAGATAGAGAGTAGGATTACTGAAAGCTGGAAGACTAGGATAAAGACGATCTGGATACCATACGACAATGGGAAGGAGCCAGTGATGATAGGTAAAGTCGAATACAGACTGTTAAAGAACGACGATGAGACTAGAAAATTAGTGGAGACAGCGCTAATCATAGGGGTTGGGTCTTCTAGGGCTAGTGGTTTTGGTCACGTGGAGCTCTGCTAACTGACGAGGTGAAGAAGGGCTAGGTGAATTTACCATCATTGGATTAGCCCTAACCTTGCTGGATACCTATCGTGCATGTCTATCACTTAACAATCGCCGAAAGGTCAATCACGCCAGTCGTGCTATCACTCTTTCCTCATCTTCGCCTACAACTGTGCTATCACTTAACTAACCTTAACGTTCTTGATTA comes from the Acidianus infernus genome and includes:
- the cas6 gene encoding CRISPR system precrRNA processing endoribonuclease RAMP protein Cas6, with product MFSSYTLTVKMKYERNGDNKFNNFTGKISKIVVLTELPELEVLFRPTKGFFKPIHVSPPINKEAVYPYYERGVLKEVPLDGEYKIRVGLPNELSKGFEEKVKGDLGVRTRIKVEGGLLEFVIERIEKDTFNFGNRVKLCFSPTLLANPFITNRDYRKFFPSPSAVFWIPYALMKNKNNLTPQELAEIESRITESWKTRIKTIWIPYDNGKEPVMIGKVEYRLLKNDDETRKLVETALIIGVGSSRASGFGHVELC